One window of the Pseudarthrobacter sp. ATCC 49987 genome contains the following:
- the mgrA gene encoding L-glyceraldehyde 3-phosphate reductase, whose product MTYVAAETRYDSMPYRRVGRSGLKLPAISLGLWHNFGDDLPFEIQRAILRRAFDLGVNHFDLANNYGPLAGSAETNFGRHLKDDFAPYRDELIISTKAGYNMWPGPFGEWGSRKYLLASLDQSLTRMGLDYVDIFYSHRPDPETPVEETMGALDHAVRSGKALYAGISSYTPEQTLEAARILKELGTPLLIHQPSYSMLNRWTENGSPNLYEALEQVGAGSIAFSPLAQGMLTDRYLNGIPADSRAAQEKSLAEDSITEDKLDRVRGLHRIAESRGQSLAQMAIAWILREQGKGSAVTSALVGASSVRQLEDTLSAINNLGFTAAELTAIDEFAVESDINLWAQK is encoded by the coding sequence ATGACTTATGTTGCAGCAGAAACCCGTTACGACTCCATGCCGTACCGCCGAGTGGGCCGCAGCGGGCTGAAGCTCCCCGCCATTTCGCTCGGCCTCTGGCACAACTTCGGGGACGACTTGCCTTTCGAAATCCAGCGCGCCATCCTGCGCCGGGCCTTCGACCTCGGCGTCAACCACTTTGACCTGGCCAACAACTACGGGCCGCTGGCCGGTTCGGCCGAGACCAACTTCGGCCGCCACCTCAAGGACGATTTCGCGCCCTACCGGGACGAGCTCATCATCTCCACCAAGGCCGGCTACAACATGTGGCCGGGACCGTTCGGCGAATGGGGTTCCCGCAAATACCTGCTCGCCAGCCTGGACCAGTCGCTGACCCGCATGGGCCTGGACTACGTGGACATCTTCTACAGCCACCGGCCCGACCCGGAAACGCCGGTGGAAGAGACCATGGGCGCCCTGGACCACGCCGTCCGCTCTGGCAAGGCCCTCTACGCGGGCATCTCCTCCTACACCCCGGAGCAGACCCTCGAGGCCGCCCGGATCCTCAAGGAGCTCGGCACCCCGTTGCTGATCCACCAGCCCAGCTACTCCATGCTGAACCGCTGGACCGAAAACGGCAGCCCCAACCTGTACGAGGCACTGGAACAGGTGGGTGCCGGCTCGATCGCGTTCTCGCCGCTGGCGCAGGGCATGCTGACCGACCGCTACCTGAACGGGATCCCGGCCGATTCACGCGCCGCCCAGGAGAAATCCCTGGCCGAAGACAGCATCACGGAGGACAAGCTGGACCGGGTGCGTGGCCTGCACCGGATTGCCGAAAGCCGCGGGCAGTCGCTCGCGCAGATGGCCATCGCCTGGATCCTGCGGGAGCAGGGCAAGGGCTCCGCAGTGACGTCGGCGCTGGTCGGGGCGTCCAGCGTCCGGCAGTTGGAGGACACCCTGTCCGCCATCAACAATCTCGGCTTCACGGCCGCGGAGCTGACGGCGATCGACGAGTTCGCCGTCGAGTCCGACATCAACCTGTGGGCCCAGAAGTAG
- a CDS encoding inositol-3-phosphate synthase, with translation MSSHPIRVAIVGVGNCATSLVQGVEYYRNADPTATIPGLMHVEFGKYHVNDVEFVAAFDVDGKKVGLDLSDAILASENNTIKIADVPPTGVTVQRGPTLDGLGKYYLETIEQSTEEPVDVVQALKDAKVDVMVCYLPVGSQEAAEFYAQAAIDAGVGFVNALPVFIAGTKAWADKFTAAGVPIVGDDIKSQIGATITHRVMAKLFEDRGVTLDRTYQLNVGGNMDFKNMLERDRLESKKISKTQAVTSNVEADLAPRDVHIGPSDYVQWLDDRKWAFVRLEGRNFGDAPVSLEYKLEVWDSPNSAGVIIDAIRAAKIGLDRGIGGPLLSASSYFMKSPPEQFNDDLARDKVEAFIRGDLER, from the coding sequence GTGTCTTCACATCCGATTCGTGTTGCAATCGTCGGCGTAGGTAACTGTGCCACTTCGCTGGTCCAGGGCGTCGAGTACTACCGGAATGCCGACCCCACAGCCACGATTCCGGGGCTGATGCACGTGGAGTTCGGCAAATACCACGTCAACGACGTCGAGTTCGTTGCCGCGTTCGACGTCGACGGCAAGAAGGTGGGCCTGGACCTGTCCGACGCCATCCTGGCCAGCGAAAACAACACCATCAAGATCGCCGACGTGCCGCCGACCGGTGTCACCGTCCAGCGCGGCCCGACCCTCGACGGTCTCGGCAAGTACTACCTCGAGACCATCGAGCAGTCCACGGAGGAGCCGGTCGACGTCGTCCAGGCACTCAAGGACGCCAAGGTCGACGTGATGGTCTGCTACCTGCCCGTCGGGTCGCAGGAAGCCGCCGAGTTCTACGCCCAGGCCGCGATCGACGCCGGCGTGGGCTTCGTCAACGCCCTGCCGGTCTTCATCGCCGGCACCAAGGCCTGGGCGGACAAGTTCACCGCCGCGGGTGTCCCGATCGTGGGCGATGACATCAAGAGCCAGATCGGTGCCACCATCACGCACCGCGTCATGGCCAAGCTGTTCGAGGACCGCGGCGTCACCCTGGACCGCACCTACCAGCTGAACGTCGGCGGCAACATGGACTTCAAGAACATGCTGGAGCGCGACCGCCTCGAATCCAAGAAGATCTCCAAGACGCAGGCCGTCACGTCCAACGTGGAAGCCGACCTCGCGCCGCGCGACGTCCACATCGGCCCGTCGGACTACGTCCAGTGGCTCGACGACCGCAAGTGGGCCTTCGTCCGCCTCGAGGGCCGCAACTTCGGCGATGCCCCGGTGTCGCTCGAATACAAGCTGGAGGTCTGGGACTCGCCCAACTCCGCCGGCGTGATCATCGACGCCATCCGCGCCGCCAAGATCGGCCTGGACCGCGGCATCGGCGGCCCGCTGCTCTCCGCGTCGAGCTACTTCATGAAGTCCCCGCCGGAGCAGTTCAACGACGACCTCGCCCGTGACAAGGTCGAGGCCTTCATCCGTGGGGACCTGGAGCGCTAA
- a CDS encoding DUF559 domain-containing protein: MRPPAALPAHLASAPFTVYEARAASLGDARLRASDLTTAGRLLYLPTGWEFELRGLARALSAATPGAWISHLTAAVLLGLWLPSWYRGVRELHLSKPKALPPVRREGVVGHTVLVFDDELMVWDGIRMSTPARTWLDLARILPLEDLVAVGDQLVRRPRVGLEGRTEPWATLPQLRAMLTRHPKLKGIVKARQALELIRPGSDSAPETFLRLALTAAGLPEPELQLRIAPGDPYSPAADLGYRRQRVAIQYDGGHHRTREQQSRDIRRDESFNAAGWRYFKFNADDLADDFRGAVRRVRLALRTR; this comes from the coding sequence ATGCGACCACCAGCAGCGTTGCCTGCGCACCTCGCCTCAGCCCCGTTCACCGTCTATGAGGCGCGGGCTGCGAGCCTGGGCGACGCCCGGCTCCGTGCTTCCGATCTCACAACGGCCGGACGTTTGCTCTATCTGCCCACCGGCTGGGAGTTCGAACTCCGCGGGCTGGCCCGCGCCCTGTCAGCTGCGACGCCGGGCGCGTGGATTTCGCACCTTACGGCCGCTGTGCTGCTGGGGCTGTGGCTTCCCTCGTGGTATCGCGGGGTCCGGGAACTGCATCTCAGCAAGCCCAAGGCGCTGCCGCCGGTCCGGCGTGAGGGTGTGGTCGGGCATACCGTCCTGGTGTTCGACGACGAGCTCATGGTCTGGGACGGAATCCGGATGTCAACGCCCGCCCGGACCTGGCTGGACCTTGCCCGCATCCTGCCGCTGGAGGATCTCGTGGCGGTTGGCGACCAATTAGTGCGGCGGCCCCGCGTTGGTCTGGAGGGCCGCACGGAGCCGTGGGCGACACTTCCCCAGCTCAGGGCGATGCTCACACGGCACCCGAAACTCAAAGGAATCGTGAAAGCGCGCCAGGCACTGGAGCTCATCCGGCCCGGCTCCGACTCCGCCCCGGAAACGTTCCTGCGCCTGGCGCTGACCGCCGCCGGGCTGCCGGAGCCCGAGCTGCAGCTCCGGATCGCGCCGGGCGACCCCTACTCCCCCGCGGCGGACCTCGGCTACCGGAGGCAAAGGGTCGCCATACAGTACGACGGCGGCCACCACCGCACACGCGAACAGCAGTCCCGCGACATCCGCCGCGACGAATCGTTCAACGCGGCCGGCTGGCGCTACTTCAAGTTCAATGCCGACGATCTGGCGGATGATTTCCGCGGTGCCGTCCGACGGGTCCGGCTCGCGCTCCGCACCCGTTAA
- a CDS encoding formate--tetrahydrofolate ligase has translation MSETTTPGTAATAAPSGGAAALSDLEIAQKATMKPIEEIAAAAGISAEAIELYGRFKAKIDPAKLAGSTAGGPVRAPGKVVLVSAMSPTPAGEGKSTTTVGLADSLARAGHKVMIALREPSLGPILGMKGGATGGGYSQVLPMDEINLHFTGDFHAVTSANNALMALVDNHIYQGNELNIDPRRMTFKRVLDMNDRSLREVVIGLGGPTQGIPRQDGFDITVASEIMAVFCLATDLADLRDRLGRITFGYTYDRQPVTVAQLGVQGALTMLLKDAIKPNLVQTIAGTPALVHGGPFANIAHGCNSLIATQTARSLADIVVTEAGFGADLGAEKYMDIKSRVADVAPSAVVIVATVRALKMHGGVAKDQLKEPNLDALAAGVVNLQRHVRNVEKFGITPVVAINKFATDTREELDWLLEWCAAEGVQAAVADVWGRGGGGDGGDELAAKVAAAIDAPHTFRHLYPLEMSVEDKIRTIVQEIYGADGVDFSVPALKRLSEIEKNGWSGFPVCMAKTQYSFSDDAAKLGAPKGFTVHVRDLIPKTGAGFIVALTGAVMTMPGLPRVPAAMRMDVDAGGNPVGLF, from the coding sequence ATGTCTGAAACCACGACTCCCGGAACCGCTGCCACCGCCGCACCGTCCGGCGGTGCCGCAGCGCTGAGTGACCTGGAGATCGCGCAGAAGGCCACGATGAAGCCGATCGAGGAGATAGCTGCCGCGGCCGGTATCAGCGCCGAGGCCATCGAGCTCTACGGCCGGTTCAAGGCGAAGATCGATCCGGCCAAGCTCGCGGGTTCGACGGCCGGCGGCCCGGTCCGCGCCCCGGGCAAGGTGGTGCTCGTCTCCGCGATGTCGCCCACGCCCGCCGGCGAGGGCAAGTCCACCACGACGGTGGGGCTGGCGGACTCCTTGGCCCGTGCCGGCCACAAGGTGATGATCGCGCTGCGCGAACCCTCGCTCGGCCCAATCCTGGGCATGAAGGGCGGCGCCACGGGCGGCGGCTACTCCCAGGTGCTGCCGATGGATGAGATCAACCTGCACTTCACCGGCGATTTCCACGCCGTCACCTCGGCGAACAACGCCCTCATGGCCCTCGTGGACAACCACATCTACCAGGGTAACGAGCTGAATATCGACCCGCGCCGGATGACGTTCAAGCGGGTGCTGGACATGAACGACCGTTCCCTGCGCGAAGTCGTGATTGGCCTGGGCGGTCCCACGCAGGGCATCCCGCGGCAGGACGGCTTCGACATCACCGTCGCCTCGGAGATCATGGCGGTCTTCTGCCTCGCCACGGACCTCGCCGACCTCCGGGATCGGCTGGGCCGCATCACGTTTGGCTACACCTACGACCGGCAGCCGGTCACAGTGGCCCAGCTGGGGGTCCAGGGCGCCCTGACCATGCTGCTCAAGGACGCCATCAAACCGAACCTGGTGCAGACCATCGCCGGGACCCCTGCCCTGGTCCACGGCGGACCGTTCGCCAACATCGCCCACGGCTGCAATTCCCTGATCGCCACCCAGACCGCCCGCAGCCTCGCGGACATCGTCGTCACCGAGGCCGGTTTCGGCGCGGATCTGGGCGCGGAAAAATACATGGACATCAAGTCACGCGTCGCCGATGTGGCTCCGTCCGCCGTCGTGATCGTGGCGACCGTCCGAGCCCTGAAGATGCACGGCGGCGTCGCCAAGGACCAGCTTAAGGAGCCCAACCTGGACGCGCTGGCTGCCGGCGTCGTCAATCTTCAGCGTCATGTCCGCAACGTGGAAAAGTTCGGCATCACCCCGGTGGTGGCGATCAACAAGTTCGCCACAGACACCCGCGAGGAGCTGGACTGGCTGCTGGAATGGTGCGCCGCGGAGGGCGTCCAGGCGGCCGTGGCCGACGTCTGGGGCCGCGGCGGGGGCGGCGACGGCGGTGACGAGCTCGCGGCCAAGGTTGCCGCGGCCATTGACGCGCCGCACACCTTCCGGCACCTGTACCCGCTGGAGATGTCGGTGGAGGACAAGATCCGGACGATCGTGCAGGAAATCTACGGCGCCGACGGGGTGGATTTCTCCGTCCCGGCCCTCAAGCGGCTCTCGGAGATCGAGAAGAACGGCTGGTCCGGCTTCCCGGTATGCATGGCGAAGACCCAGTATTCCTTCAGTGACGACGCGGCCAAGCTGGGCGCCCCGAAGGGTTTCACTGTGCACGTCCGCGACCTCATCCCCAAGACCGGTGCGGGCTTCATCGTGGCCCTCACCGGCGCGGTCATGACTATGCCGGGACTGCCCAGGGTCCCGGCCGCAATGCGCATGGACGTCGACGCCGGCGGCAACCCCGTCGGCCTCTTCTAG
- the mshA gene encoding D-inositol-3-phosphate glycosyltransferase, whose amino-acid sequence MSLIRRVAFLSLHTSPMEQPGSGDAGGMNVYIRALAAALADTGVEVEIFTRSTSAGQAAVEHPSPGVCVHNVLAGPARKLPKEELPELLHSMVAEIDRIRQLQPHGRYDVIHSHYWVSGVAGLELASLWGLPLVHTMHTMAKVKNLLLVAGEQPEPRRREDGEQRIVDGATRLIANTGTEAAELVSHYNADNDNIDVAPPGVDLEIFTPAFRSRARAAHGVPPGRFHLLFAGRIQRLKGPQVLVKAAALLRARRPDIDLQLTIVGAVSGSRDFDLKSLISAAGMDDVVTHHPPVSAPKLAGWYRSADVVVMPSYSESFGLVALEAQACGTPVVATKVGGLSRAIFDGRTGLLVEGHKAADWADALEALFDDPATREDMGRAASLHAQEFGWQRTAAITLESYHTALSQYFGNLTIPVGHTPSTGTAGR is encoded by the coding sequence ATGTCGCTGATCCGCCGCGTCGCCTTCCTCTCGCTGCACACCTCGCCGATGGAGCAGCCCGGTTCCGGTGACGCCGGGGGCATGAACGTCTATATCCGCGCCCTCGCCGCGGCCCTGGCCGATACCGGCGTCGAGGTGGAGATCTTCACCCGTTCCACGTCCGCCGGGCAGGCCGCCGTCGAACACCCCTCCCCCGGAGTTTGCGTCCACAACGTCCTGGCCGGCCCGGCCCGGAAGCTGCCCAAGGAGGAACTGCCCGAGCTGCTGCACAGCATGGTTGCTGAAATCGACCGGATCCGGCAGCTCCAGCCGCACGGCCGCTATGACGTGATCCATTCGCACTACTGGGTTTCCGGGGTGGCCGGGCTCGAGCTCGCCAGCCTGTGGGGACTTCCCCTCGTCCACACCATGCACACCATGGCCAAAGTGAAGAACCTGCTGCTGGTTGCCGGTGAGCAGCCGGAACCGCGCCGGCGCGAGGACGGCGAGCAGCGCATTGTCGACGGCGCCACCCGGCTGATCGCCAATACGGGCACCGAAGCGGCGGAACTGGTTTCGCACTACAACGCGGACAACGACAACATCGATGTGGCCCCGCCGGGCGTTGACCTGGAGATCTTCACGCCGGCGTTCCGCAGCCGGGCCCGGGCCGCCCACGGAGTGCCGCCGGGCCGCTTCCATCTGCTGTTCGCGGGGCGGATCCAGCGACTGAAAGGCCCGCAGGTCCTGGTCAAGGCCGCCGCCCTGCTGCGGGCACGCCGCCCTGACATCGACCTTCAGCTGACTATCGTCGGGGCGGTCAGCGGGTCCCGGGACTTCGATCTGAAGTCGCTGATCAGCGCCGCCGGGATGGACGACGTCGTCACCCACCATCCGCCGGTCAGCGCTCCGAAACTGGCTGGCTGGTACCGGTCCGCCGACGTCGTGGTGATGCCCTCCTACAGCGAATCCTTTGGTCTCGTGGCGCTCGAAGCCCAGGCGTGCGGGACACCGGTGGTGGCCACCAAAGTCGGCGGTCTGTCCCGGGCCATCTTCGACGGCCGGACCGGGTTGCTCGTCGAGGGCCACAAGGCCGCGGACTGGGCCGATGCCCTGGAAGCCCTGTTCGACGACCCGGCGACCCGCGAGGACATGGGCCGCGCGGCGTCACTCCACGCACAGGAATTCGGCTGGCAACGCACGGCAGCGATCACGCTGGAGAGCTACCACACCGCGCTGAGCCAGTATTTTGGAAACCTGACCATTCCGGTGGGCCACACGCCCTCCACCGGAACCGCGGGCCGCTGA
- a CDS encoding GNAT family N-acetyltransferase yields the protein MSTEDQTASTAPGWVIRPAAGTDWPAVWEILEPVIRAGETFTWDRDTTEHQARERWFKQAPGQTFVAAGRGELAGVILGTGELHANQGGGGSHVANAGYMVHPAHGGKGVARALCAYSLDAARAAGFRAMQFNAVVEAMSGPLRPGGPWASRCWPPSRTRSCTRAWAMWACS from the coding sequence GTGAGCACAGAAGATCAGACAGCATCCACCGCCCCCGGCTGGGTCATCCGTCCGGCCGCCGGCACGGACTGGCCTGCGGTCTGGGAGATCCTTGAGCCCGTCATCAGGGCAGGGGAAACCTTCACCTGGGACCGGGACACCACCGAGCACCAGGCCCGCGAACGCTGGTTCAAGCAGGCCCCGGGCCAGACCTTCGTCGCGGCGGGGCGGGGTGAGCTCGCAGGGGTCATCCTGGGCACCGGCGAGCTGCACGCGAACCAGGGCGGCGGCGGAAGCCACGTCGCCAATGCCGGGTACATGGTCCATCCGGCGCACGGGGGCAAGGGGGTGGCCCGCGCGCTGTGCGCCTACTCGCTGGACGCGGCACGGGCCGCCGGGTTCCGCGCCATGCAGTTCAACGCCGTCGTGGAAGCAATGTCCGGGCCGTTGCGGCCTGGCGGTCCATGGGCTTCGAGGTGCTGGCCACCATCCCGGACGCGTTCCTGCACCCGCGCCTGGGCTATGTGGGCCTGCTCGTGA
- a CDS encoding family 4 glycosyl hydrolase, which produces MRLMIAGGGGFRVPLVYRALCAGPFAGLVRELVLYDVDPGRLAAINAVLASFAEQDAPRAAALPAVRATTSLAEALRGTDLVFAAIRPGGTAGRIADERVALDLGLLGQETTGASGISYALRSIPRMLDLAAHMRRYCPDAWLLNFTNPAGMVTEALVPVLGRNVVGICDSASGLVHRAALAAGVVLPEGTLDGVGYYGLNHLGWLYRLESGGRDRLPGLLADAGALAGFEEGRLFPQPFLADLGCLPNEYLYYYYETERALAGIRSAATTRGESIDRQQSELYPQLAAAGPEAYPLWDAARRSREEGYLAEARAAGERRDETDLAGGGYERVALAVMRALSGGGPAELILNTPNSTGQSGAGDPAIPGLPADAVVEVPCQVTPDGVTPLRQERPALAQLALLRQVKDVERLVVTATSRDAGSTGAGRRDAALAAFAGHPLVGSGDLAGKLLAGYEDAFPELQELWRGRQ; this is translated from the coding sequence ATGCGGCTGATGATTGCCGGGGGCGGCGGATTCCGGGTACCGCTGGTCTACCGGGCGCTCTGCGCGGGACCCTTCGCCGGACTGGTCCGGGAGCTGGTGCTGTACGACGTCGACCCCGGCCGCCTCGCCGCCATTAACGCGGTGCTGGCCTCGTTCGCAGAACAGGACGCGCCCCGCGCCGCCGCCCTTCCCGCCGTCCGGGCCACCACATCCCTGGCCGAGGCGCTGCGCGGCACGGACCTCGTCTTCGCCGCGATCCGCCCCGGCGGGACAGCTGGCCGCATCGCGGACGAACGGGTGGCCCTGGACCTGGGCCTCCTGGGCCAGGAGACCACGGGGGCCAGCGGCATCTCCTACGCGCTGCGCTCCATCCCCCGCATGCTGGACCTCGCTGCCCACATGCGCCGCTACTGCCCCGATGCGTGGCTGCTGAACTTCACGAACCCGGCGGGCATGGTCACCGAGGCCCTGGTTCCGGTGCTCGGCCGCAACGTGGTCGGCATCTGCGATTCGGCCAGCGGGCTGGTGCACCGGGCGGCACTCGCCGCCGGCGTCGTGCTGCCCGAGGGAACGCTCGACGGCGTCGGGTACTACGGCCTGAACCATCTCGGCTGGCTGTACCGGCTGGAGTCCGGGGGCAGGGACAGGCTGCCCGGGCTGCTGGCCGACGCCGGCGCCCTGGCCGGCTTCGAGGAAGGCCGGCTGTTTCCGCAGCCCTTCCTCGCTGACCTGGGGTGCCTGCCGAATGAATACCTCTATTACTACTACGAGACCGAACGTGCCCTGGCCGGCATCCGGTCCGCCGCCACGACACGCGGCGAGTCCATCGACCGGCAGCAGTCCGAGCTCTATCCCCAGCTCGCGGCCGCCGGTCCGGAGGCCTACCCCCTGTGGGATGCCGCCCGCCGGTCCCGCGAGGAGGGCTATCTCGCCGAAGCCCGGGCCGCCGGCGAGCGCCGGGATGAAACGGATCTGGCCGGCGGCGGCTACGAACGGGTCGCCCTCGCCGTCATGCGCGCCCTCTCCGGCGGCGGCCCGGCGGAGCTGATCCTGAACACCCCCAACAGCACCGGCCAATCCGGCGCGGGCGACCCGGCCATTCCGGGGCTGCCGGCGGACGCCGTCGTCGAGGTCCCCTGCCAGGTGACGCCCGACGGAGTTACCCCCCTGCGGCAGGAACGCCCGGCACTGGCGCAACTTGCGCTGCTGCGGCAGGTCAAGGACGTCGAACGGCTCGTCGTGACGGCCACCAGCCGGGATGCCGGGTCAACGGGGGCCGGGCGGCGGGACGCGGCCCTGGCGGCCTTCGCCGGGCACCCGCTGGTCGGCTCCGGGGACCTCGCGGGAAAACTGCTGGCCGGGTACGAGGACGCATTTCCGGAACTGCAGGAGCTCTGGCGCGGGAGGCAGTAG
- a CDS encoding PfkB family carbohydrate kinase: protein MDAIPTRRFDPLSAVRTPAGEGFDLLLTGTVFQDIIFTGLPHAPVAGTEIWSDGMGSCPGGVANQAIAAARLGLRTGLAAAFGDDGYGDYNWKILAGQEHVDLSLSRRVAGWHSPVTVSLSVEHDRSMVTHGHPAPVSSSELVGCPPPALAAVAELGEELEPWALDAYKAGVRLFGDVGWDPTGAWSSSRLDNLQYFHAFMPNQHEAMAFTGHDNPWAALYTLADKVPVAVVTLGPQGAMAVDSLTGEEEWVPSLPVSAYDPTGAGDCFGAAFIVGCLAGWPLGDRLRFANLCAALAVQEVGGSLAAPGWGDIADWWQRANARKERQSSQWLRRYRFLEDIIRDVPQEAQRRATATIAHLSDA from the coding sequence ATGGACGCGATACCGACGCGGCGTTTCGATCCGCTTTCCGCCGTCCGTACCCCGGCGGGGGAGGGCTTCGATCTGCTGCTGACCGGGACCGTCTTCCAGGACATCATCTTCACCGGACTGCCGCACGCCCCTGTCGCCGGAACCGAGATCTGGAGCGACGGGATGGGCAGCTGCCCCGGAGGCGTGGCCAACCAGGCCATCGCTGCGGCCCGGCTGGGGCTGCGGACCGGGCTGGCGGCCGCATTCGGCGACGACGGCTATGGCGACTACAACTGGAAGATCCTGGCCGGACAGGAGCACGTGGACCTGTCCCTGTCCCGGCGGGTCGCCGGCTGGCACTCCCCGGTTACGGTGTCCCTCAGCGTGGAGCACGACCGGTCCATGGTGACGCACGGCCACCCGGCCCCGGTGAGCTCCAGTGAACTGGTCGGCTGTCCTCCGCCGGCGCTCGCGGCCGTTGCTGAGCTTGGTGAGGAGCTGGAGCCGTGGGCGCTCGACGCCTACAAGGCCGGGGTGCGGCTGTTCGGCGACGTCGGCTGGGATCCCACCGGCGCCTGGTCCTCCTCCCGGCTGGACAACCTCCAGTACTTCCACGCTTTTATGCCGAACCAGCACGAGGCGATGGCCTTCACTGGGCACGACAATCCGTGGGCGGCCCTCTACACTCTGGCAGACAAGGTGCCGGTCGCCGTCGTGACCCTCGGGCCGCAGGGGGCCATGGCCGTGGACTCCCTGACCGGCGAAGAGGAGTGGGTGCCGTCGTTGCCCGTGTCCGCGTACGATCCGACCGGCGCGGGGGACTGCTTCGGCGCTGCCTTCATCGTCGGCTGCCTGGCCGGCTGGCCGCTCGGTGACCGGCTGCGGTTCGCCAATCTCTGCGCAGCCCTGGCCGTTCAGGAGGTCGGCGGCTCGCTGGCCGCACCCGGTTGGGGCGACATCGCCGACTGGTGGCAGCGGGCCAACGCCCGGAAGGAACGGCAGAGCAGCCAGTGGCTTCGGCGGTACCGCTTCCTCGAGGACATCATCCGTGATGTTCCGCAGGAAGCGCAAAGGCGGGCGACGGCGACCATCGCGCACCTTTCAGACGCGTAG
- the alr gene encoding alanine racemase — protein sequence MTYPAATGDFRPDPAVQPAYAEERSAVIDLEAIRHNVRRLAAVASPAQVMAVVKADAYGHGAVPVARAALGAGANWLGTAHISEALALRAAGIDAPLLAWLHTPESNFAAAVAAGIDIGCSGWELERIVAAAREQERPARVHLKVDTGLGRNGATLAAWDGLVGEAMEYQDQGLLRVVGIFSHLAVADEPERPETDEQLAAFREALAIARDAGVDPEVRHLANTPATLSRPDTHFDLVRVGLGLYGLSPFDGQSSGELGLRPAMTVRTVVAHCKDVPAGQGVSYGLNYRTGGVSTLGLIPLGYADGVPRIATGGPVRVDGVNYPVVGRIAMDQMVIDLGPLSVAAGGRSVLGAEAVLFGNGDDGGPTAEDWARAAGTNNYEIVTRISPRVPRRYINEEPARDGSRP from the coding sequence GTGACTTACCCAGCAGCAACAGGTGACTTCCGGCCCGACCCGGCGGTTCAGCCGGCCTACGCCGAGGAACGATCAGCAGTTATCGACCTTGAAGCCATCCGGCACAACGTCCGACGCCTGGCGGCTGTGGCATCACCGGCGCAGGTCATGGCGGTGGTCAAGGCCGATGCCTACGGCCACGGCGCTGTTCCCGTGGCTCGCGCGGCCCTCGGCGCCGGCGCGAACTGGCTGGGGACCGCGCACATTTCCGAGGCGCTGGCCCTGCGCGCCGCCGGTATTGACGCCCCTCTGCTGGCCTGGCTGCACACCCCGGAGAGCAACTTCGCGGCTGCCGTGGCTGCCGGGATCGACATCGGTTGCTCGGGCTGGGAACTGGAACGCATCGTGGCGGCCGCCCGGGAGCAGGAACGGCCGGCCCGTGTGCACCTCAAAGTGGATACCGGGCTGGGCCGCAACGGGGCGACCCTGGCTGCCTGGGACGGCCTCGTCGGCGAAGCCATGGAATATCAGGACCAGGGCCTGCTGCGGGTGGTGGGCATCTTCTCCCACCTGGCCGTCGCCGACGAACCCGAGCGCCCGGAAACTGACGAACAGCTCGCAGCCTTCCGCGAAGCCCTGGCCATCGCCCGGGACGCCGGCGTGGATCCCGAGGTGCGGCACCTCGCCAACACCCCGGCCACACTGTCCCGCCCCGACACGCACTTTGACCTGGTCCGCGTCGGGCTCGGCCTCTACGGACTGTCGCCGTTCGACGGGCAGAGCTCGGGGGAGCTGGGCCTGCGCCCCGCCATGACCGTCCGCACGGTCGTTGCGCACTGCAAGGATGTGCCTGCCGGCCAGGGCGTCTCCTACGGGCTGAACTACCGCACCGGCGGTGTCAGCACGCTGGGGCTGATCCCGCTGGGCTACGCCGACGGCGTCCCGCGGATCGCCACCGGCGGACCGGTCCGGGTCGACGGCGTGAACTACCCCGTGGTGGGACGCATCGCGATGGACCAGATGGTCATCGACCTGGGTCCGCTCAGTGTGGCGGCCGGCGGGCGCAGCGTCCTCGGCGCCGAGGCGGTGCTGTTCGGCAACGGTGACGACGGCGGCCCCACCGCAGAGGACTGGGCCCGTGCGGCCGGGACCAACAACTATGAGATCGTCACGCGGATCAGTCCCAGGGTGCCGCGCCGCTACATCAATGAAGAACCCGCACGCGACGGGTCGCGGCCGTGA